In a genomic window of Sinorhizobium meliloti:
- a CDS encoding CgeB family protein, whose translation MKRPLDIVILGLSLSSSWGNGHATTYRALLRALDAAGHKVTFLERDVPWYASNRDLAAPDFCDLLFYANPDELVSRHAHRLAGADAVVIGSYVPDGVEVIDAVADLAPKRLCFYDIDTPVTLAKLERGDEEFLARRQVADFDIYFSFSGGRTLDRLRDEFSARRPVPLYCAVDLDAYRDTGAATEWDLGYLGTFSPDRQPALERLLIEPARRLPHMRFVVAGPSYPEDIDWPENVARIEHLPPGQHAEFYSRQRFTLNVTRADMVAAGWSPSVRLFEAAACRTPLISDWWEGIESFFPAGEAVIIARNSSDVVTALTRLDEEQRKALADCAYRRVAAAHSSAARARTFVEAIESVAARTGLATRRSERRLPV comes from the coding sequence ATGAAGCGACCGCTCGACATCGTCATTCTCGGTCTCTCGCTGTCCTCCTCGTGGGGCAACGGTCATGCGACCACCTATCGCGCTTTGCTTCGCGCGCTCGACGCTGCCGGGCACAAGGTGACGTTCCTGGAACGGGACGTGCCCTGGTATGCGAGCAACCGCGATCTGGCCGCGCCGGATTTCTGCGACCTCCTGTTCTACGCGAACCCGGACGAACTCGTCTCCAGGCATGCGCACAGGCTGGCCGGCGCGGATGCCGTCGTCATCGGCTCCTACGTGCCTGATGGCGTGGAGGTCATCGACGCGGTCGCGGATCTCGCACCGAAACGCCTGTGCTTCTACGACATCGACACGCCCGTGACGCTCGCCAAGCTCGAGCGCGGCGACGAGGAGTTTCTCGCGCGAAGACAGGTTGCGGACTTCGACATTTATTTTTCCTTCTCCGGCGGCAGAACGCTCGACCGGCTCCGGGACGAGTTCTCGGCGCGGCGGCCGGTGCCCCTCTATTGCGCCGTCGACCTCGACGCCTATCGCGATACCGGTGCGGCCACCGAGTGGGACCTCGGCTATCTCGGCACCTTCAGCCCCGACAGGCAACCCGCGCTCGAACGCCTGTTGATCGAGCCGGCGCGGCGCTTGCCGCACATGCGCTTCGTCGTGGCCGGACCGAGCTATCCTGAGGACATCGACTGGCCGGAAAACGTCGCGCGCATCGAACATCTGCCGCCCGGCCAACATGCCGAATTCTACAGCCGCCAGCGATTCACCCTGAACGTAACACGGGCCGACATGGTGGCCGCCGGCTGGTCCCCGAGCGTTCGCCTCTTCGAGGCCGCCGCGTGCCGCACGCCGCTCATCAGCGACTGGTGGGAGGGAATCGAAAGCTTCTTCCCGGCCGGCGAGGCCGTGATCATCGCGCGAAACAGCAGCGATGTCGTCACGGCATTGACCCGGCTCGACGAAGAACAACGCAAAGCACTTGCCGATTGCGCCTATCGACGCGTCGCCGCCGCGCACAGTTCCGCGGCGCGCGCACGGACCTTTGTCGAGGCAATCGAAAGCGTCGCCGCCAGGACCGGTCTCGCCACAAGGCGTTCCGAGCGGCGGCTTCCGGTTTAA
- a CDS encoding UDP-glucuronic acid decarboxylase family protein, which translates to MAKRNKASRGKIILVAGGAGFVGSHLCTALLGSGNRVICLDSYLTGSPANLVGLQDDPYFAMVEQDVCDEIDIDEPLDQIYNLACPASPPSYQADPIHTMMTSVTGTGNLLRLAERHGATLLQASTSEIYGDPEEHPQQENYWGHVNCTGPRACYDEGKRAAEALCFDSLRAGSVDTRVARIFNTYGPHMRPNDGRIVSNFIVQALRNEPLTVYGSGEQTRSFCYVSDLVDGLIRLMNREENPAVPVNLGNPGEFTVIELAELVLSRIETASTIVHEPLPADDPQRRRPDIARARKLLGWEPKVPLEDGLAHTIAWFQSALAESRAERRSGRTRRQPQLSVVTQDL; encoded by the coding sequence ATGGCTAAAAGAAACAAAGCAAGCCGAGGAAAGATCATCCTGGTTGCCGGCGGCGCCGGCTTTGTCGGGTCGCACCTCTGTACAGCACTTCTAGGCTCCGGCAACCGGGTGATCTGCCTCGACAGCTATCTCACCGGCTCCCCTGCCAATCTCGTCGGTCTGCAGGACGACCCCTATTTCGCAATGGTGGAACAGGACGTCTGCGACGAGATCGACATCGATGAACCGCTCGACCAGATCTACAATCTGGCCTGCCCCGCCTCGCCGCCCTCCTACCAGGCCGATCCCATTCACACGATGATGACAAGCGTGACCGGGACGGGAAACCTCCTCCGGCTTGCCGAAAGGCACGGGGCCACGCTGCTGCAGGCCTCCACAAGCGAGATCTACGGCGATCCCGAGGAGCATCCGCAGCAGGAGAACTACTGGGGCCACGTCAATTGCACCGGGCCGCGGGCCTGCTACGACGAAGGCAAACGCGCGGCGGAAGCCCTGTGCTTCGACAGTCTGAGGGCGGGAAGCGTCGACACGCGGGTCGCCCGCATCTTCAACACCTACGGTCCGCATATGCGCCCCAATGACGGCCGCATCGTGTCGAACTTCATCGTCCAGGCGCTGAGAAACGAGCCGCTCACCGTTTACGGCAGTGGCGAGCAGACGCGCTCCTTCTGCTACGTATCCGATCTCGTGGACGGACTGATCCGGCTGATGAACCGCGAGGAGAACCCTGCCGTGCCGGTGAACCTCGGCAATCCCGGAGAATTCACCGTCATCGAACTTGCGGAGCTGGTCCTCTCCAGGATCGAGACGGCCTCGACGATCGTCCATGAGCCGCTGCCGGCGGACGATCCGCAGCGTCGCCGTCCCGATATCGCGCGCGCCAGGAAGCTTCTCGGCTGGGAGCCGAAAGTTCCTCTGGAGGACGGGTTGGCCCATACGATCGCCTGGTTCCAGAGCGCACTTGCCGAAAGCCGCGCTGAACGCCGGTCCGGCCGCACCCGGCGCCAGCCGCAACTTTCCGTCGTCACTCAGGATCTGTGA
- a CDS encoding TIGR04290 family methyltransferase, producing the protein MVQQTKDRTVIAQEIAALGPWFHNMRIGGIETAPGHFLGDYPAVKWKAFRHVVPEDLEGRSVLDIGCNAGFYAQEMKRRNAGRVLGIDSDPHYLRQAKFAAEQAGVDIEYRLMSVYDAARLRERFDLVIFMGVLYHLRHPLLALDLLYEHVVGDQMLFQCMQRGSESVATLKGDYDFREWEIFDRPDYPKLFFVEHRFADDPTNWFIPNRAGVEAMLRSAGFVIEANPEREVYLLRRGERPYLDEPTLRILGNSEDIGN; encoded by the coding sequence ATGGTTCAGCAGACGAAAGACCGAACGGTCATCGCGCAAGAGATTGCGGCGCTCGGTCCCTGGTTCCACAACATGCGGATCGGAGGCATCGAGACGGCACCCGGTCACTTCCTCGGCGACTATCCCGCGGTGAAATGGAAGGCCTTCAGGCATGTGGTGCCGGAGGACCTCGAAGGAAGGAGCGTCCTCGACATCGGCTGCAATGCAGGGTTCTACGCGCAGGAGATGAAACGCCGCAATGCCGGACGTGTACTCGGCATCGACTCGGACCCGCACTATCTGCGGCAGGCGAAGTTTGCCGCGGAGCAGGCGGGGGTCGACATCGAGTACAGGCTGATGTCGGTCTACGACGCGGCACGGCTGCGCGAGAGGTTCGATCTGGTCATCTTCATGGGCGTTCTCTATCACCTGCGCCATCCGCTGCTGGCACTCGACCTCCTCTACGAGCATGTCGTCGGCGACCAGATGCTCTTCCAGTGTATGCAGCGCGGGTCGGAATCCGTGGCAACTCTCAAGGGTGATTACGATTTCCGGGAATGGGAGATCTTCGACCGGCCCGACTATCCGAAGCTGTTCTTCGTCGAACACCGCTTCGCGGATGACCCCACCAACTGGTTCATCCCCAACCGCGCCGGCGTCGAAGCGATGCTGCGAAGCGCCGGCTTCGTCATCGAAGCCAATCCCGAGCGGGAAGTCTATCTCCTGCGGCGCGGCGAGCGCCCGTATCTGGACGAGCCCACCTTGAGGATCCTCGGAAATTCAGAAGATATCGGGAACTAG
- a CDS encoding FAD-binding oxidoreductase: MTDNIITSAVIIGAGIFGVSTGVQLARRGIRVTILNDGPPAGGASGRSLSWLNSSRIRSEPYHRLRMAGIDRYRTLSARFPDADWLRFDGGLTWDADDSSNGIDAAYRHEVSLGYDAKRLAPGEVAAVTPGLNARAITPQGAIFNPGEGWVDLPILINLLIEEFAKLGGTLVTDEGAARVVVEGGRAVGTETAAGNRFLGDAVLLATGSAVPKMVEQAGETIDDATPVALLVRTKPLAHPLRAVLNTPRVAVRPAPGGTFSLDADWAADEGVKMHEDGCRDIDAAVVDALLTEASKVMEGNPKLEIASIGVGGKPIPGDGEPVLGALKAIPGYYVAFSHSGATLGLIVGELLAYEIATGVEHPMLATFRPERFTSP; this comes from the coding sequence ATGACGGATAACATCATCACTTCGGCGGTCATCATCGGCGCCGGCATTTTCGGCGTCTCAACGGGCGTGCAGCTTGCCCGGCGGGGCATTCGCGTGACCATCCTGAACGATGGCCCGCCGGCCGGCGGCGCTTCCGGCCGCTCGCTCTCCTGGTTGAACTCGTCGCGTATTCGCTCCGAACCCTATCACCGGCTGCGCATGGCGGGCATCGATCGCTACCGCACGCTCTCGGCGCGCTTCCCCGATGCGGACTGGCTTCGCTTCGACGGTGGCCTGACCTGGGATGCCGATGACTCGAGCAACGGCATCGACGCAGCCTATCGCCATGAAGTCTCGCTCGGCTATGATGCAAAGCGCCTCGCGCCGGGCGAAGTCGCGGCAGTGACGCCGGGTCTCAACGCGCGCGCGATCACGCCTCAGGGCGCGATCTTCAATCCGGGTGAAGGGTGGGTCGATCTGCCGATCCTGATCAACCTGCTTATCGAAGAGTTTGCCAAGCTCGGCGGCACGCTCGTGACCGATGAGGGTGCGGCAAGGGTCGTTGTCGAAGGCGGTAGGGCGGTTGGCACCGAAACGGCCGCGGGCAATCGCTTCCTGGGGGATGCCGTCCTGCTGGCCACCGGCTCAGCCGTGCCGAAGATGGTGGAGCAAGCCGGCGAGACCATCGACGATGCAACGCCGGTCGCGCTTCTGGTGCGAACGAAGCCGCTTGCCCATCCTTTGCGCGCCGTCTTGAACACGCCGCGTGTCGCCGTCCGCCCCGCGCCGGGCGGCACCTTCTCGCTGGATGCCGATTGGGCGGCGGATGAAGGCGTGAAGATGCATGAGGACGGTTGTCGCGACATCGATGCGGCCGTCGTAGATGCGCTCCTAACCGAGGCGTCAAAGGTAATGGAGGGCAATCCGAAGCTCGAGATCGCCTCCATCGGCGTCGGCGGCAAACCCATTCCAGGAGACGGCGAACCGGTGTTGGGAGCGCTCAAGGCCATTCCCGGCTACTACGTCGCCTTCAGCCACAGCGGTGCGACGCTTGGCCTTATCGTTGGTGAGCTTCTGGCTTATGAGATCGCAACGGGTGTTGAGCATCCGATGCTCGCCACATTTCGTCCGGAACGCTTCACATCGCCGTAG
- a CDS encoding amino acid ABC transporter permease/ATP-binding protein, whose product MNWLENLRRSFLDWGAMAEVLPTMITVGLKNTLILAAASTVLGIVIGMVLAIMGISRSPWLRIPARIYTDIFRGLPAIVTILLIGQGFARIGRELFGPSPYPLGVLALSLIAGAYIGEIFRSGIQSVERGQMEACRALSMSYGQGMRLIVVPQGVRRVLPALVNQFIGNVKDSSLVYFLGLLASEREIFRVGQDQAVVTGNLSPLLLAGVFYLFVTVPLTHFVNAIDSRLRLGKQQSAAITSGLEEVSELDRADHASQIAFKGGSLEVRDLGMAYGELDVLKGVDLSVRPGSVTCIIGPSGSGKSTLLRCLNRLVEPKCGDILLDGDSILTMKPERLRRRVGMVFQHFNLFPDHTALENVMLSLTKIKGLPRAEAERIAKVRLADVGLASRQHHRPGGLSGGQQQRVAIARALAMEPEVILFDEVTSALDPELVKGVLNLMADLGKGGMTMVVVTHEMGFARRVADQVVFMDEGRIVEAGTPEAIFDYPQSPRLQRFLAEVL is encoded by the coding sequence ATGAACTGGCTTGAAAACCTTCGCCGCAGCTTCCTCGATTGGGGCGCGATGGCCGAAGTCCTGCCGACCATGATCACGGTCGGTCTGAAAAACACGTTGATCCTGGCGGCCGCCTCGACAGTACTCGGCATCGTCATCGGCATGGTGCTCGCCATCATGGGCATTTCGCGGTCGCCCTGGCTGCGTATCCCGGCCCGCATCTATACGGACATCTTCCGCGGTCTGCCGGCCATCGTCACCATCCTGCTGATCGGTCAGGGCTTTGCGCGCATCGGCCGCGAACTGTTCGGCCCGTCGCCCTATCCTCTCGGCGTTCTCGCGCTCAGCCTCATAGCGGGCGCCTATATCGGCGAGATCTTCCGTTCAGGCATCCAGAGCGTCGAACGCGGCCAGATGGAGGCGTGCCGGGCGCTCAGTATGAGCTACGGCCAGGGCATGCGCCTTATCGTCGTGCCGCAGGGCGTGCGTAGGGTCCTCCCGGCACTGGTAAACCAGTTCATCGGCAATGTGAAAGATTCGAGCCTCGTCTATTTCCTCGGCCTGCTGGCTTCCGAACGCGAGATTTTCCGCGTTGGCCAGGATCAGGCCGTGGTGACCGGCAATCTCTCGCCGCTCCTTCTCGCGGGCGTCTTCTATCTCTTCGTCACGGTGCCGCTCACGCATTTCGTCAACGCCATCGACAGCCGTCTCAGGCTTGGCAAGCAGCAATCGGCGGCCATTACAAGCGGGCTGGAGGAGGTTAGCGAACTCGATCGCGCCGATCACGCCTCGCAGATCGCCTTCAAGGGCGGCAGTTTGGAAGTCCGCGATCTCGGCATGGCCTATGGCGAGCTCGACGTGCTGAAGGGCGTCGACCTCTCGGTGAGGCCCGGCAGCGTCACCTGCATTATCGGCCCTTCCGGTTCGGGTAAGTCGACACTTCTGCGCTGCCTCAACCGTCTGGTGGAGCCGAAGTGCGGCGACATCCTGCTCGACGGCGACAGCATTCTCACAATGAAGCCGGAGCGGCTCCGCCGCCGGGTGGGTATGGTCTTCCAGCACTTCAACCTCTTTCCGGATCACACGGCTCTCGAAAACGTCATGCTGTCGCTGACGAAGATAAAGGGTCTGCCGAGGGCCGAAGCGGAACGCATCGCAAAGGTGCGGCTTGCCGATGTCGGTCTCGCCAGCCGCCAGCATCATCGCCCCGGTGGTCTCTCCGGCGGACAGCAGCAGCGCGTCGCGATAGCCCGCGCGCTGGCCATGGAACCCGAAGTCATCCTATTCGACGAGGTGACGAGCGCGCTGGACCCCGAGCTCGTTAAGGGTGTGCTCAACCTCATGGCCGATCTCGGTAAAGGCGGCATGACCATGGTCGTCGTCACGCACGAGATGGGCTTTGCCCGACGTGTCGCCGACCAGGTCGTTTTCATGGACGAGGGGCGCATCGTCGAGGCAGGCACGCCCGAGGCGATCTTCGACTATCCGCAGAGCCCACGCCTTCAGCGTTTCCTCGCCGAAGTGCTCTGA
- a CDS encoding ABC transporter substrate-binding protein, with protein sequence MNSFQVLHVPLARLGAAIAAIVFGLAAGALAPAAAQDNPFGLIDPTTISVGTMGDAKPYAFSTADGNFTGFDIELLLDVAKRIGFEREQVIFTGQDFSALMPSVANGRFDVAAAAIGTTEKRKETVDFSDGYLAGYLSVLTADADITGAEGLKGKRLGVVQGTLQEIYAQKNFTGTDLVKFPDNNSAVSGLNNGTIDAHFLDYEAAKDYAGRYEDLKVAVNIPSFDAPAGFVIRKGNDALREALNKALQAAMQDGTWKTLHEKWFPGTPMPADYLPKP encoded by the coding sequence ATGAACTCATTCCAAGTCTTGCATGTGCCGCTCGCCAGATTGGGCGCGGCCATCGCTGCAATAGTCTTTGGCCTTGCGGCAGGTGCCCTGGCACCGGCCGCCGCTCAGGACAATCCCTTTGGTCTGATCGACCCCACAACCATCAGCGTCGGTACGATGGGTGATGCCAAGCCATACGCGTTCTCAACTGCTGACGGCAATTTCACCGGCTTCGACATCGAACTCCTGCTCGACGTGGCCAAGCGGATCGGCTTCGAGAGGGAACAGGTGATCTTCACCGGGCAGGATTTCTCGGCCCTCATGCCCTCGGTCGCCAACGGCCGATTCGACGTGGCGGCGGCCGCGATCGGAACGACAGAGAAGCGCAAGGAAACAGTCGACTTTTCCGACGGCTATCTTGCAGGCTACCTTTCCGTGCTCACCGCGGACGCGGATATCACCGGCGCCGAAGGCTTAAAGGGCAAGCGGCTTGGGGTCGTGCAAGGCACCCTCCAGGAAATTTATGCACAGAAGAACTTCACGGGCACCGATCTCGTCAAATTCCCGGACAATAACTCTGCCGTATCCGGACTGAACAACGGCACGATCGATGCGCATTTCCTCGATTACGAGGCGGCAAAAGACTATGCCGGCCGGTATGAGGACCTGAAAGTGGCGGTGAACATTCCGAGCTTCGACGCGCCGGCCGGTTTCGTCATCCGCAAGGGCAACGATGCCCTGCGGGAGGCCCTGAACAAGGCTTTGCAGGCCGCCATGCAGGATGGAACCTGGAAGACCCTGCACGAAAAATGGTTCCCCGGCACGCCGATGCCAGCCGATTATCTCCCGAAGCCCTAA
- a CDS encoding LacI family DNA-binding transcriptional regulator codes for MDQNPSRPTSVTVADVARRAGVSKATAARVLGGYGTVSDRVREAVTAAARSLDYRPNELARSMTTGRSGTIGVVVGDIENPFFSLAVRGITDVARQAGFTVILINSGEDVVAEKAAIRTLLAKRVDGLIVSPAKESELDHLQEVARSGRPLALLDRGSEALDVDTVIADDRDAAEGVTRRLLALGHRRIAYLTACDTPDHLFRTPADINTGSVRRRIEGFLAVCREASLAEMERWVHVGASSPAHTHRIATDILRASMRPTAIIASDSLIGLEVFKASRAIGLAIPSDLSLVSFHDADWTSVTSPPVTVVRQPVYRLGERAAQLLVERLSGNDMEARRVVLQTEIVERASVAEAPA; via the coding sequence ATGGACCAGAATCCGTCCCGACCCACCTCCGTCACCGTTGCCGACGTCGCGCGTCGGGCCGGCGTCTCGAAGGCGACGGCAGCACGCGTTCTGGGCGGCTACGGAACGGTTAGCGATCGGGTGCGCGAAGCCGTGACCGCCGCCGCCCGTTCGCTCGATTACCGGCCAAACGAGCTTGCCCGAAGCATGACGACGGGCCGATCGGGCACGATCGGCGTCGTGGTCGGCGACATCGAAAACCCGTTCTTCAGCCTGGCCGTGCGGGGCATCACCGACGTCGCCCGGCAAGCGGGCTTTACCGTCATCCTAATAAATTCGGGCGAGGACGTCGTCGCGGAGAAGGCGGCGATCCGTACGCTGCTTGCCAAACGGGTGGACGGCCTGATCGTCTCACCCGCCAAGGAAAGTGAACTTGACCACCTGCAGGAAGTGGCCCGCTCGGGGCGGCCGCTGGCGCTACTCGACCGCGGCAGCGAGGCACTCGACGTCGATACCGTTATCGCCGACGACAGAGACGCTGCCGAGGGCGTCACGCGTAGGCTTCTTGCGCTCGGCCACCGACGCATCGCCTATCTCACCGCCTGCGACACGCCCGATCATCTATTCCGCACGCCGGCCGATATCAATACGGGCTCGGTACGCCGACGTATCGAAGGATTTCTGGCTGTTTGCCGAGAGGCGAGCCTGGCCGAGATGGAAAGGTGGGTGCATGTCGGCGCGTCCTCGCCGGCGCATACGCACCGTATCGCCACCGACATTTTGCGGGCGAGCATGCGTCCGACTGCGATCATAGCCTCCGATAGCTTGATCGGACTCGAGGTCTTCAAGGCAAGCCGCGCGATCGGCCTTGCTATTCCCAGCGACCTGTCGCTCGTCTCGTTTCATGACGCTGACTGGACGTCCGTGACATCGCCGCCTGTCACGGTGGTTAGGCAACCGGTTTACCGATTGGGCGAAAGGGCCGCCCAATTGCTTGTTGAACGCCTCAGCGGGAACGACATGGAAGCCCGCCGGGTCGTTCTGCAAACGGAAATCGTCGAACGCGCCTCGGTCGCTGAAGCGCCGGCGTAA
- a CDS encoding DUF3618 domain-containing protein — MNDSAHTHSAAELQREIEADRQRIEEKLHEIQERMSPGELMDELLEYAKTSGGSEYLSNLGVALKSNPIPVALMGVSLAWLIANPASRAPRHGEGNDDADDYPLAPVRGSVRRVGPVEASFGERYSHFTDESGSRFRALTDDAGRRAGHFVDPAGKIYRGFTDAAGKQIEDIRDETGALFDEASGWASRTWRQVSAAAGRMSDSVTGAGRSLAGSMQGAGRSLEEQGAQLNAAILRHFRDQPLVGGALAFAVGAAIGAALPHSEAEDEALGEMAEDVRSNLAARANAGVAQAMEAGQEILDKAGDAALEVHDAAKDRLQQSVRE; from the coding sequence ATGAACGATTCCGCACACACCCACTCCGCTGCCGAACTGCAGCGCGAAATAGAGGCCGATCGCCAGCGAATCGAGGAAAAGCTCCACGAAATTCAGGAGCGCATGTCGCCGGGAGAACTAATGGACGAACTGCTCGAATATGCAAAAACGAGCGGCGGATCCGAATATCTGAGCAATCTCGGCGTGGCGCTCAAGTCAAACCCGATCCCGGTTGCCCTGATGGGGGTAAGCCTCGCCTGGCTGATCGCCAACCCCGCCTCGCGCGCGCCGCGACACGGGGAGGGGAATGACGATGCGGATGATTACCCGCTTGCACCCGTAAGGGGCTCCGTCCGGAGAGTGGGGCCGGTGGAGGCGAGCTTCGGCGAGCGCTACAGTCACTTCACGGATGAAAGCGGCAGCCGCTTCCGCGCCCTGACGGACGATGCCGGCCGGCGGGCCGGCCACTTCGTCGACCCGGCCGGGAAGATCTATCGCGGCTTTACCGACGCGGCAGGCAAGCAGATCGAAGATATCAGGGACGAGACCGGCGCCCTGTTCGACGAAGCGTCCGGCTGGGCGTCCCGGACGTGGAGACAGGTGAGCGCCGCAGCGGGCCGTATGTCCGATTCGGTGACGGGAGCCGGCAGGTCTCTCGCCGGCAGCATGCAGGGTGCCGGCCGGTCACTCGAAGAACAGGGCGCGCAGCTCAACGCCGCTATCTTGAGGCATTTCCGCGACCAGCCGCTTGTCGGCGGAGCGCTCGCCTTTGCCGTCGGTGCGGCAATCGGGGCGGCGCTGCCCCACAGCGAGGCCGAGGACGAGGCACTAGGCGAAATGGCGGAAGATGTGCGGTCCAATCTCGCGGCCAGGGCGAATGCCGGCGTGGCGCAAGCCATGGAGGCCGGGCAGGAAATCCTCGACAAGGCCGGTGATGCGGCGCTGGAAGTGCATGACGCGGCCAAGGATCGCCTGCAGCAGTCGGTCCGGGAGTAA
- a CDS encoding phage holin family protein, with translation MANHRDERPLTELMTGLVADISGLFRKEIDLAKAEASENLNRAVGSLETLLVGLIFAIGAVGVLLSAVVQGLGAFLVAQGMTEANADALSAAIVGVVVALLAWVMISRGLSALKGSSIQFDRTAASLQRDANVVKERLQ, from the coding sequence ATGGCTAATCATCGGGACGAGCGCCCCCTGACGGAACTGATGACCGGACTGGTGGCGGATATATCCGGTCTTTTCCGGAAGGAAATCGACCTCGCGAAAGCCGAGGCATCCGAGAACCTCAATCGAGCGGTCGGCAGCCTCGAGACGCTCCTCGTCGGGCTAATCTTTGCCATAGGCGCAGTCGGCGTGCTGCTGAGTGCCGTCGTCCAGGGTCTGGGCGCCTTCCTCGTGGCTCAGGGCATGACCGAAGCGAATGCCGATGCGTTGTCGGCGGCCATCGTCGGCGTGGTTGTCGCCTTGCTTGCCTGGGTGATGATTTCGCGCGGCCTCTCGGCGCTCAAGGGCAGCAGCATCCAGTTCGATCGGACGGCCGCCTCCCTGCAGCGCGACGCGAACGTGGTGAAGGAGAGACTGCAATGA
- a CDS encoding nutrient deprivation-induced protein, which translates to MTNDTSGRGSGDPLGRPLTSAQGIERVSGVQAGDTRGQGGAGDRSLENAVREDMNEFKEFASEQTEQAKAAVGRAVEDEKNVAARQLSGVADALEKVGNELEQSDQRAIGRYAKQIGTSLQGFARKAEGRNLGEIAGMVEDFGRKQPLAFLGMAAIAGLAASRFLTASPPRRDGRDASGRTRQSSEKERYNG; encoded by the coding sequence ATGACCAATGACACAAGCGGCCGCGGGTCCGGCGATCCCTTGGGCAGGCCTTTGACGTCCGCGCAAGGCATCGAGCGCGTGAGCGGCGTGCAAGCCGGTGACACCCGCGGACAGGGGGGGGCGGGTGACCGCAGCCTCGAGAACGCCGTGCGTGAAGACATGAACGAGTTCAAAGAGTTCGCCAGTGAACAGACGGAACAGGCAAAGGCGGCGGTCGGCCGCGCCGTGGAGGATGAGAAAAACGTGGCAGCACGCCAGTTGAGCGGTGTTGCTGACGCACTCGAGAAGGTCGGAAACGAACTCGAACAATCGGATCAACGGGCCATCGGCCGCTATGCAAAGCAGATCGGCACGTCGCTCCAGGGCTTCGCACGCAAGGCAGAGGGCCGCAATCTCGGCGAGATCGCCGGAATGGTCGAAGATTTCGGCCGAAAGCAGCCACTCGCCTTCCTCGGCATGGCCGCGATTGCAGGACTGGCCGCAAGTCGGTTCCTCACCGCTTCGCCTCCACGCCGCGACGGACGGGATGCTTCGGGACGGACCCGTCAATCAAGCGAGAAGGAACGCTATAATGGCTAA
- a CDS encoding BON domain-containing protein, producing MARNRSWSRDVYESYPESDRRRRGQTYEDERRRALTAGPRLTDYESSEYFAGNEPGRSGTYRGRDDSWERERAYGPGHFGGGGFYRDDDYGEDYPRLGRGYGERGFLERASDEVASWLGDKGAERRREMDQHRGKGPKGYIRSDTRIQEDVSDRLSDDGMLDASDIAVSVTNGEVQLSGLVDSKWAKRRAEDCAEAVSGVKQVQNSLRIRPSGGSPGWNAGNTDRNIA from the coding sequence ATGGCCAGGAACAGGAGCTGGAGCCGCGACGTCTACGAGAGCTATCCCGAATCGGACCGGCGCCGGCGCGGCCAAACCTACGAGGACGAGAGGCGCCGCGCCTTGACTGCCGGTCCGCGGCTTACGGACTACGAGAGCTCGGAGTATTTTGCCGGTAACGAGCCGGGCCGCTCCGGCACATATCGCGGCCGCGATGACAGCTGGGAACGGGAACGCGCATACGGTCCAGGTCACTTCGGCGGTGGAGGCTTTTACCGCGACGACGACTATGGCGAGGACTATCCCCGCCTCGGCAGGGGCTACGGGGAGCGCGGCTTTCTCGAACGCGCCAGCGACGAAGTCGCGTCGTGGTTGGGCGACAAGGGCGCCGAGCGTAGACGCGAGATGGACCAGCATCGCGGCAAAGGTCCTAAGGGCTACATCCGTTCGGACACCCGCATCCAGGAAGATGTGAGCGATCGCCTGAGCGACGACGGAATGCTCGACGCCTCCGATATCGCGGTCTCGGTCACCAATGGCGAAGTCCAACTGAGCGGTTTGGTCGATTCCAAATGGGCCAAACGCCGCGCCGAGGACTGCGCCGAGGCCGTCTCCGGCGTGAAGCAAGTCCAGAACAGCCTTCGCATCCGCCCGTCGGGAGGATCACCCGGCTGGAATGCCGGCAACACCGACCGCAACATCGCTTGA
- a CDS encoding cupin domain-containing protein — MKKTSRILAAALLVVGSGLALQAAKAQQAGLHRTDLLQHDLGQPGRETIQVRVDFDPGAVSIKHSHPGEEVAYVLEGSLEYQLEGRAPVTLHAGDALFIPAGVAHLAKNVGSGKASELATYIVEKGSPLVVPAK; from the coding sequence ATGAAGAAGACGTCTCGGATCTTGGCGGCCGCGCTGCTGGTCGTTGGAAGCGGATTGGCATTGCAAGCGGCCAAAGCACAACAGGCGGGACTTCACCGCACCGATCTCTTGCAGCACGATCTCGGCCAGCCGGGCCGCGAAACGATCCAGGTGCGCGTCGATTTCGATCCCGGTGCCGTCTCCATCAAGCACTCCCATCCGGGCGAAGAGGTGGCCTATGTGCTCGAAGGCTCGTTGGAATATCAGCTCGAGGGGAGAGCGCCGGTCACGCTCCATGCCGGCGATGCCCTGTTCATTCCGGCCGGGGTGGCTCATCTCGCGAAGAATGTCGGAAGCGGCAAGGCATCGGAACTCGCGACATACATCGTCGAAAAAGGCTCCCCGCTTGTCGTTCCGGCCAAGTGA